Within Oleidesulfovibrio alaskensis DSM 16109, the genomic segment GATTCGGAAATGCGCAAGGTCGCTGCCACCCGTGTCAGCGATGCCATGACCGACAATCCGGCCACTGTCACGCCGGATACCCCGCTGGATGAAGTCGCCACCCTGATGGTGGATTCCAAGTATTATACGCTGCCCGTTGTCAAGGACGGCATTCTTGTCGGCGTTGTCGGCAAAGAAGATGTTCTGCGCACGCTGGTCGGCGTTTAGCCCGTATTCAAGCCATGCAGCTTTCACTCAGGCTTCATGATGCAGAAGCCACGCTGAAACTGGGAGCGATACTTGCGGACTGCATACGGCAGTCCGGCAGTGGTATTGCGCTTCTTCTCTGCGGCAGTCTGGGTGCCGGTAAAACAACACTTGTCCGCGGACTGGTGTCGGCCCTGCCCGGCGGCTTTGCCGCTGAAGTGAGCAGCCCCAGCTTCAATATATGCAACATATACCCCACCGGACCGGAAACGGTGCACTACGACCTGTACAGGCTGCAGGGTGCTCCGGTGGATGACAGTCTTTACGATCATGTGGAAGACGGTTCTTCCGTCGTGATTATCGAGTGGGCCGAATACCTGCCTGCCGATGCAAAGCCTGACAACGCTCTGGTGCTCACATGGCTCGAACAGCCCCAAGGCAGACTGGTAACCATCCAGGCTTCCGGCACCGGAGCAGAAAATGTACTTGCCTGTCTGACCCCGCAGACGGCCGGGTTCACTGCATAAGCACAACACGGCGCCCTTTGAAACTACGCTAAACGATTAGGATTACGGTATGCGTATTCTGGTTCAGAAGTTCGGTGGAACTTCAGTCGCAAATCTGGAATGCATGCAGCAGGTCAAGCAGAAAGTGCTGCACGCCCGAGAAAACGGTTACAAAGTAATAGCCGTTCTTTCCGCCATGTCCGGAGAAACCAACCGGCTGCTCAACATGGCCGGCCAGTGGTCGCAATGCCCCGACGAGGCGGAAGTGGATGCGCTCATCTCCACGGGCGAGCAGGTCTCGGTATCGCTTTTTGCCATGCTGCTGCAGAACGAAGGCATCAAGGCCCGCTCGGTGCTTGGTTTTCAGATTCCGCTGAAAACCAATACGGCGTACAGCCGTGCCCGCATTCTTGATATCCGCAAAGACACCCTGGTCGAACTGCTTGAAGCGCACGATGTGCTGGCCGTTGCCGGCTTTCAGGGCATAAACGATGATAACCGCATAACCACGCTCGGTCGCGGCGGCTCCGATACTTCTGCCGTGGCGCTGGCGGCGGCTCTGGGCTGTGAATGCGAAATTTATACTGATGTGGACGGCGTATACACGACAGACCCCAATATGTGTTCCTCAGCCCGTAAACTGGACCGCATTTCCTATGACGAAATGCTTGAGATGGCCAGCATGGGAGCAAAGGTTCTGCAGATACGTTCTGTGGAATTTGCAAAAAAATACAAGGTGCCTGTCCGCGTTCGCTCAACTTTTACCAATGATTCAGGAACATTGCTTACTCAGGAGGACTCTCAGATGGAAGCCGTCATGGTATCCGGCATTGCATATGACAAGGATCAGGCACGAATTACCCTACGCGGTGTGCCGGACACGCCCGGCGTGGCCGCGTCGCTGTTCTGTCCCCTTGCCGATGCCGGCATAGTGGTGGACATGATAGTCCAGAACCCGAGTCTGGACGGCGTCACAGACATGACGTTCACCGTTCCCCGCAAAGACCTGACGAGAGCGCTTGAACTGGTGGAAAAAACCAGAGCAGAAGTGGGCGCCAAGGAAGTGCTGCACGACCTCAATGTTTGCAAAGTTTCGGCAATCGGCGTCGGCATGCGCAATCATTCGGGCGTTGCCAGCAAAACTTTTGCCACGCTGCGCAGAGAAAACATCAATATTCTGATGATCAGCACTTCTGAAATCAAAATAACCTGTCTGATAGAAGAAAAATACACAGAACTGGCCGTCCGCACACTGCATGATGCCTTCGGCCTCGACAAAGATCAGTCACAGGCGGGCTGACACACAATGCCATGAAGCACATAGAAATATACGACACCACGCTGCGTGACGGCACTCAGGCCGAGGATATAAACCTCAGCACCGAAGATAAAATCAAGATAGCTCTCAAGCTGGATGAGCTGGGAGTCCGGTATATTGAAGGCGGCTGGCCGGGGTCCAACCCTGTGGACAGATCGTTTTTCAGCGATATTGAAAACTATGCCCTGAAAACAGCGCGCATTGCCGCTTTCGGCAGTACGCACCATCCTAACTTTCAGGCACAGGAAGACCCCAACCTGCGGGCCATTATCGAATCGGGCGTCAGTACAGCCACCATTTTCGGCAAAAGCTGGGATGTGCATGTCAAGGAAGCGCTACGTGTCACAGAGCAACGCAATCTGGAAATCGTTCACGATTCCGTTGCCTATCTGCGTCAAAAGCTCTCGGAAGTGCTTTTTGACGCCGAACATTTCTTCGACGGCTTCAAGGCAAATCCCGACTATGCTCTTGCGGTGCTCCGGCAGGCTTATGCAGCCGGAGCCCGCGTGCTGGTGCTGTGCGATACAAACGGCGGCAGCCTGCCCAGTGAAGTGGCAACCATAACCGCCTCTGTGCGCAAAGCCCTGCCCGATGCCGCGCTGGGCATACACGCACACAACGACTGCGAGCTTGCGGTGGCTAATTCCATCGCCGCGGTACAAAGCGGGGCAACCCATATTCAGGGCACAATGAACGGAGTCGGTGAACGCTGCGGCAACGCCAACCTCTGCTCCATCATCCCCACGCTGGAACAGAAATTTGCCCGGACGTATCAGTGTCTGCCCGAGGGCAGGCTTCCGCAGCTGACACGTATTTCCCACTTTGTCT encodes:
- the tsaE gene encoding tRNA (adenosine(37)-N6)-threonylcarbamoyltransferase complex ATPase subunit type 1 TsaE, with the translated sequence MQLSLRLHDAEATLKLGAILADCIRQSGSGIALLLCGSLGAGKTTLVRGLVSALPGGFAAEVSSPSFNICNIYPTGPETVHYDLYRLQGAPVDDSLYDHVEDGSSVVIIEWAEYLPADAKPDNALVLTWLEQPQGRLVTIQASGTGAENVLACLTPQTAGFTA
- a CDS encoding aspartate kinase — encoded protein: MRILVQKFGGTSVANLECMQQVKQKVLHARENGYKVIAVLSAMSGETNRLLNMAGQWSQCPDEAEVDALISTGEQVSVSLFAMLLQNEGIKARSVLGFQIPLKTNTAYSRARILDIRKDTLVELLEAHDVLAVAGFQGINDDNRITTLGRGGSDTSAVALAAALGCECEIYTDVDGVYTTDPNMCSSARKLDRISYDEMLEMASMGAKVLQIRSVEFAKKYKVPVRVRSTFTNDSGTLLTQEDSQMEAVMVSGIAYDKDQARITLRGVPDTPGVAASLFCPLADAGIVVDMIVQNPSLDGVTDMTFTVPRKDLTRALELVEKTRAEVGAKEVLHDLNVCKVSAIGVGMRNHSGVASKTFATLRRENINILMISTSEIKITCLIEEKYTELAVRTLHDAFGLDKDQSQAG
- the cimA gene encoding citramalate synthase, which codes for MKHIEIYDTTLRDGTQAEDINLSTEDKIKIALKLDELGVRYIEGGWPGSNPVDRSFFSDIENYALKTARIAAFGSTHHPNFQAQEDPNLRAIIESGVSTATIFGKSWDVHVKEALRVTEQRNLEIVHDSVAYLRQKLSEVLFDAEHFFDGFKANPDYALAVLRQAYAAGARVLVLCDTNGGSLPSEVATITASVRKALPDAALGIHAHNDCELAVANSIAAVQSGATHIQGTMNGVGERCGNANLCSIIPTLEQKFARTYQCLPEGRLPQLTRISHFVSEVANVQPFSRQPFVGRSAFAHKGGIHASAVNRMASLYEHMDPEEVGNRQRVLLTELAGRSNIVSIARRFGFHLDKDEPVVKGLLKELKDNASLGYDYAAAEASVELLLFKKLARRGVRQFFRLINFRVIESKQGRDAEPMSEATVMVEVEGVEEHTAASGRGPVNALDNALRKALSGFYPRLNEMRLLDFKVRVLNGSKRSDGGTASVVRVLIESGDQHSRWVTVGVSFNIIEASWQALVDSITYKLYKDEGEQRAKLG